The Methylomusa anaerophila genome has a segment encoding these proteins:
- a CDS encoding class I SAM-dependent methyltransferase: protein MNGGKNMVQADKLYDVWWQNHAEGEQQMEDRHLSGWQEVIGLIQEQDLSQMAVLDFGCNQGGFLRHLYKAKPFKEGVGIDLAQESIAVANARKGDLPLTYLATTTPEQLANRFDLVISQAVIYLIKDLKTHAWKVKQVLKPGGVYYATYTDMNGNPSLTHFTEWINRNSLVESNAHTLDFIVETFAAEGFKAGIQRRRHSGFVDLSRRESGYLSIADRMQATYEQSYIFRFVLTEK from the coding sequence ATGAATGGGGGAAAAAACATGGTACAGGCAGACAAGCTTTATGATGTATGGTGGCAAAACCACGCCGAAGGCGAGCAGCAAATGGAAGACAGGCATCTCAGCGGCTGGCAGGAGGTGATTGGCTTAATTCAGGAACAGGATCTTTCTCAGATGGCGGTGCTTGATTTCGGCTGCAATCAGGGTGGGTTTTTACGGCATTTGTATAAGGCAAAACCGTTTAAAGAAGGTGTGGGGATTGATCTGGCGCAGGAATCCATTGCGGTTGCCAATGCCCGCAAAGGGGATCTGCCGCTGACTTATCTGGCAACAACGACGCCGGAGCAGCTTGCCAACCGCTTTGACCTGGTTATCAGCCAAGCCGTCATTTATTTGATCAAAGACCTGAAAACCCATGCCTGGAAAGTAAAACAGGTGTTGAAACCGGGCGGAGTGTATTATGCCACATATACGGACATGAATGGCAATCCCAGTCTGACGCATTTTACCGAGTGGATTAACCGCAACAGCCTGGTGGAGTCCAATGCCCATACCCTGGACTTTATCGTTGAAACGTTTGCCGCCGAGGGCTTCAAGGCCGGGATTCAGCGCCGCCGCCATTCGGGTTTCGTTGATTTGTCCCGCAGGGAAAGCGGCTATTTAAGCATTGCCGACCGAATGCAGGCGACGTATGAACAGTCGTATATATTCCGCTTCGTGCTGACCGAGAAATAA
- a CDS encoding nitrogenase component 1 encodes MTDILQGPRHGCALGALQTVVAIERAIPILHAGPGCGSKLHRGLSRAGGYQGAGYAGADAMPCTNMIEKDVVFGGTDKLHKVIEGALKIMDGDLFVVLTGCTADIIGDDVASVVREFAGQATPIIHVETAGFKGDGYKGHELLLEAIIEQYLQPSDKIESGLVNVFASVPRHDPFWEGDLNELKQLLAGIGLKANILFGHNSGGLTALQSIPAAQFNLVISPYIGLNTAKLLQEKFATPFLHHPVLPVGGIETSKFLRTVAEFAGTSSPQTEEFITRQEAEFYHYIVRASDVLTEYQLNQPKRFYNINDAAYGLAFSKFLVNELGYFPLHQFITEDVPAEYQSAIRSYFQELAPGISSDITFTQDSGVIEEHIHSERHLTTPLLLGTSWEFDIARDINGLHLSVGLPVIDRLILHHTYVGYRGGLNLVEDIYSRLLAKHRE; translated from the coding sequence ATGACTGATATTTTGCAAGGACCGCGCCATGGCTGCGCTTTAGGCGCGCTGCAAACAGTAGTCGCTATTGAACGTGCTATTCCGATTTTACATGCCGGCCCCGGCTGCGGCTCGAAATTGCATCGCGGCTTATCCCGCGCCGGCGGTTATCAAGGCGCAGGGTACGCCGGGGCCGATGCCATGCCCTGCACTAATATGATTGAAAAAGATGTCGTCTTTGGCGGTACCGATAAATTGCATAAAGTGATCGAGGGTGCATTAAAAATTATGGACGGCGACCTGTTTGTAGTGTTGACCGGTTGCACAGCCGACATTATCGGGGACGACGTCGCCAGTGTAGTCAGGGAATTCGCCGGCCAGGCCACCCCTATCATCCACGTGGAAACGGCAGGCTTTAAGGGGGATGGCTACAAAGGGCATGAACTGCTGCTGGAAGCCATTATCGAACAATATTTACAACCGTCGGACAAAATAGAATCCGGCCTGGTAAATGTGTTTGCCAGTGTGCCGCGGCATGACCCCTTTTGGGAAGGTGATCTTAATGAATTGAAACAGCTATTGGCCGGCATCGGGCTTAAGGCCAATATTTTATTTGGCCACAACAGCGGCGGTCTTACTGCCTTACAGTCCATCCCAGCCGCACAATTTAACCTGGTGATCTCGCCCTATATCGGTCTTAATACCGCCAAATTATTACAAGAAAAATTTGCAACACCCTTCCTGCATCATCCGGTATTGCCGGTCGGCGGTATTGAGACTTCCAAATTCCTGCGTACTGTGGCCGAATTTGCCGGCACTTCCTCCCCGCAAACCGAAGAATTTATCACCCGGCAGGAAGCCGAGTTTTATCATTATATCGTGCGTGCTTCCGATGTGCTTACTGAATATCAGTTGAACCAGCCTAAACGGTTTTATAATATTAATGATGCCGCCTATGGACTGGCCTTTAGCAAGTTTTTGGTGAATGAACTGGGTTATTTCCCCCTGCACCAGTTTATTACGGAAGATGTGCCGGCGGAATATCAGTCCGCAATTCGAAGTTACTTTCAGGAACTAGCCCCCGGGATCTCCTCCGATATTACCTTCACGCAAGACAGCGGGGTAATTGAAGAGCATATACACTCGGAGAGACACCTGACTACGCCGCTGCTGCTCGGCACCTCCTGGGAATTTGATATTGCCAGAGACATCAACGGACTGCATCTTAGTGTCGGCCTGCCGGTCATTGACCGCCTGATTTTGCATCATACCTATGTTGGCTACCGGGGCGGACTGAATCTGGTGGAAGACATCTACTCCCGCCTCCTGGCTAAACATCGGGAGTGA
- a CDS encoding flavodoxin family protein — protein MRILIITSSPNEEGLTASCGEIAKQGAESEGAEVNIVSLNGLNVGKCQACGNGWGSCLKEHTCQVNDSFQEIHSSIKDVEGIVLVTPVYWGEMSESAKAFLDRLRRCEARNTEASLIEGKPVICVAAAGGTGNGCISCLTSMEKFADQVRAVKFDFINITRRNREYKLETIKEAAKSLVRSFKR, from the coding sequence ATGAGAATTCTGATTATTACCAGCAGCCCTAACGAGGAGGGGTTAACCGCGTCTTGTGGCGAGATAGCCAAACAGGGGGCTGAAAGCGAGGGAGCGGAAGTCAACATCGTAAGCCTGAATGGCTTGAATGTCGGGAAATGCCAAGCTTGCGGCAACGGATGGGGGTCATGTTTGAAAGAGCATACCTGCCAGGTCAACGACAGCTTCCAGGAGATTCATAGTTCAATTAAGGATGTGGAAGGGATTGTACTGGTTACGCCGGTATACTGGGGAGAAATGAGTGAGTCTGCAAAAGCCTTCCTTGACCGCCTGCGCCGGTGTGAGGCCCGGAATACAGAGGCTAGTCTGATAGAAGGTAAACCAGTGATTTGTGTGGCGGCAGCGGGCGGCACAGGCAACGGCTGCATTTCATGTTTAACTTCTATGGAAAAATTCGCCGACCAGGTAAGAGCAGTTAAGTTTGACTTTATCAACATTACCAGGCGAAATCGGGAATACAAGCTGGAAACTATTAAGGAAGCCGCTAAAAGCCTTGTCCGCAGTTTCAAAAGATGA
- a CDS encoding Lhr family helicase, with protein sequence MPRKLLRRLMRLQLTERDEQYWIAVEDFPLYCKAMDLERYKVMIRLGLPGEERQVTAGDWISSYIMGIDPDPVAAAMRILRRWIRFSGPFTIQNIQKQYAISAKLLKITLKKLIMLGEVVRLQESKKAAAVIYCHSKVYERIRRKTVELARLDIKPKRPETYLSFLCQFQRVNENLEQGEEQLKAVIKQLQGLFLPVEYWEHSVLPSRVKQYDPKLLDSLCSMGVIRWIGRLRQKTKEVAFYPGEDFARIISFGVPDPAITEPERRVYELLKSRPAGFTYEYALELKMDQIEFLHSVEGLVWKGLVTNDLFSPVRYYQEVRKKNLWVKYGSNPKTGRWSVIHWSKSADDREQLQYYVSMLLGRYGILSKEIIQFEKPPVKWTEVYEFLKQSEFFSGVKRGVFLEKISGIQYAKDEVIESLRLHEASLENSGFITIAACDPVNLLPLFQDEEDRVKVTRNPGTAVVFYNGRPVLMVRQYGKIIVPVAEEQEVLVGAIKDFVETFQNRRLWIEHSTISTLYWQEEGQDIDTSPIFEQMRELGFQSSYRGIELFKEFKYYEKQGKSVIR encoded by the coding sequence ATGCCGCGAAAGCTCTTGCGGCGCTTGATGCGGCTGCAACTCACCGAGCGTGATGAACAATATTGGATTGCTGTTGAAGATTTTCCCCTGTATTGTAAAGCAATGGATTTGGAGCGTTATAAGGTTATGATCCGGTTAGGGCTGCCGGGCGAGGAGCGGCAAGTGACGGCGGGCGATTGGATTAGCAGCTACATTATGGGAATTGATCCCGACCCGGTTGCCGCGGCGATGCGTATTCTCAGACGGTGGATTCGCTTTAGCGGGCCGTTTACAATACAAAATATTCAAAAACAGTATGCCATCTCTGCGAAGCTGTTGAAGATAACATTAAAAAAGTTGATCATGCTGGGTGAAGTTGTGCGGCTGCAGGAGAGCAAAAAGGCGGCAGCGGTGATCTATTGCCACAGTAAGGTTTATGAACGAATCCGGCGGAAGACAGTGGAACTGGCACGCTTGGATATTAAGCCAAAGCGGCCGGAAACATATCTTTCTTTTCTTTGTCAATTTCAAAGGGTCAATGAGAATCTGGAACAGGGCGAGGAGCAGTTAAAAGCGGTGATCAAACAGCTGCAGGGCCTCTTTTTACCTGTTGAGTACTGGGAGCATTCTGTTCTGCCGTCCCGGGTGAAACAGTATGATCCGAAACTGTTGGATTCCCTTTGTTCCATGGGAGTCATACGCTGGATTGGGCGCTTGCGCCAAAAGACCAAAGAAGTGGCTTTTTATCCGGGGGAAGACTTTGCCCGGATCATCTCCTTCGGTGTGCCTGATCCGGCAATAACGGAGCCGGAACGGAGAGTGTACGAACTGCTTAAATCACGACCTGCCGGATTTACCTACGAATACGCCCTGGAGCTAAAGATGGATCAAATCGAATTCTTGCATAGCGTAGAAGGTCTTGTCTGGAAAGGACTCGTGACCAACGATCTCTTTTCTCCGGTCCGGTATTATCAGGAAGTGAGGAAGAAAAATCTATGGGTTAAGTATGGATCAAACCCTAAAACCGGGAGATGGTCGGTGATTCATTGGTCAAAGAGTGCGGATGATCGTGAGCAGCTGCAATACTATGTTTCTATGTTGCTGGGTAGATACGGCATTCTTTCCAAAGAGATCATCCAGTTTGAAAAGCCCCCGGTCAAATGGACGGAAGTGTATGAGTTTCTAAAACAGAGTGAGTTCTTTAGCGGCGTGAAGCGGGGTGTCTTCCTGGAAAAAATTTCTGGGATTCAGTATGCCAAAGATGAAGTCATCGAAAGTCTGCGTTTACATGAAGCATCTTTAGAAAATAGCGGTTTTATCACGATAGCAGCGTGTGACCCGGTGAATCTTCTCCCCCTCTTTCAAGATGAAGAGGATAGGGTAAAAGTAACGCGGAATCCCGGAACAGCGGTGGTCTTTTACAATGGCCGTCCGGTTTTAATGGTAAGGCAGTATGGAAAAATCATCGTTCCTGTTGCCGAGGAACAGGAGGTTCTGGTAGGAGCAATCAAGGACTTTGTCGAAACATTTCAAAACCGGCGGCTCTGGATTGAACATTCCACCATCTCGACTTTGTACTGGCAGGAAGAAGGACAGGATATAGATACGTCACCTATTTTCGAACAAATGAGGGAGTTGGGTTTTCAGTCGTCATATAGAGGAATTGAATTATTTAAGGAATTTAAATATTACGAAAAACAAGGGAAATCCGTCATACGATGA
- a CDS encoding ABC transporter permease, protein MLIWLKSIVKGLYQILSVLIFLLLWEIAPRIGLVDTIFLPPFSKVVLAFWNLIITGELFTHIGVSLVRSLLGFGLGLSVAIPMGLLIGWFKGFESFIDPLVQTFRQTSTLALFPVFILLFGIGEVSKVAVIFWGVQWAVLLNTISGVKNVEPLLVKSAKSLGISSFSLFTKVILPASLPSILTGVRLSATHSILVLIAAEMLGANAGLGYLLFFAEANFLIPKMYAAIITMSMLGLIVNYALVMFEKRVLSWKEELPTGT, encoded by the coding sequence GTGCTCATTTGGCTGAAAAGTATTGTTAAAGGCTTATACCAAATATTATCGGTATTGATTTTTTTACTGCTCTGGGAAATTGCACCCCGCATAGGGCTGGTTGACACTATATTCCTGCCCCCTTTTTCCAAGGTAGTACTTGCCTTTTGGAATCTCATCATTACCGGCGAATTGTTTACCCATATCGGCGTCAGCCTGGTACGGTCACTGCTGGGGTTCGGTCTGGGACTTAGCGTAGCCATACCAATGGGATTACTGATCGGCTGGTTTAAAGGATTTGAATCTTTTATTGATCCACTGGTACAAACTTTCCGGCAAACTTCCACGCTGGCCCTGTTCCCGGTATTTATCCTGCTTTTTGGCATCGGTGAAGTTTCCAAAGTGGCTGTAATTTTTTGGGGAGTGCAATGGGCGGTACTGTTAAATACTATTTCCGGAGTGAAAAATGTAGAGCCTTTACTGGTCAAATCGGCAAAATCACTGGGTATTTCGTCCTTTTCCCTGTTTACTAAAGTTATTTTGCCTGCATCCCTGCCGTCGATTTTAACAGGCGTCAGGCTAAGTGCGACTCATTCCATTTTGGTTTTGATTGCCGCTGAGATGTTAGGCGCCAATGCCGGACTGGGTTACTTACTGTTTTTTGCCGAGGCAAACTTTTTGATTCCGAAAATGTATGCAGCGATTATCACAATGTCGATGCTGGGGTTAATTGTGAATTATGCCCTGGTAATGTTTGAGAAAAGGGTTCTCAGCTGGAAAGAAGAGTTGCCCACAGGAACCTGA
- a CDS encoding ABC transporter substrate-binding protein: protein MRKRIILSLLLLFTAVAFTGCGSSNHGGGHAEQATAAAGDAKKLFPIKVAGDGTTNGEVVIGNEVGFFREEGIEIIFTGALRGGATEMQTVAQGINDAFIGAHPFVVAQAILAGVKVKAVAPGMIDDPEFPHVRYLVREDSPIKTLDDIVGKKVSQTSSSSVCQDGYLKLYLKQHNLPLNVEWVKLPNPGQQEQALKQGLVDMTTSHPPFSGITVKQPGIRQIATSYDIVKTPGAGLSVRGFSEKFIAEHPDVVRAFCRALQKSRRWINANQKEATAIVAKKLKVDNQDNVSVFRYEERGIIDSAYMELWVKMSEDIGLWQPGAIKATDIYTNEFAPKD, encoded by the coding sequence ATGAGAAAAAGAATAATTTTGTCACTATTATTGCTGTTTACTGCGGTTGCCTTTACCGGCTGTGGCAGCAGCAACCATGGTGGCGGCCATGCTGAACAGGCAACTGCGGCAGCGGGAGACGCTAAGAAGCTGTTCCCTATTAAAGTGGCAGGCGATGGAACAACGAACGGCGAGGTCGTAATCGGCAATGAAGTCGGATTTTTCCGGGAAGAGGGTATTGAGATTATCTTTACCGGCGCGCTGAGAGGCGGGGCCACAGAAATGCAAACTGTCGCCCAGGGGATTAACGACGCCTTTATCGGTGCGCATCCATTTGTTGTAGCACAGGCAATTCTGGCCGGGGTTAAAGTAAAAGCCGTTGCCCCCGGCATGATAGACGACCCGGAATTCCCCCATGTCCGGTATCTGGTGAGGGAGGACAGCCCGATCAAAACCCTGGACGATATTGTCGGGAAAAAAGTATCGCAAACCAGTTCTAGTTCGGTTTGCCAGGACGGCTATTTGAAGCTGTACCTGAAGCAACATAATCTGCCGCTGAATGTGGAGTGGGTGAAATTGCCCAATCCGGGACAGCAGGAGCAGGCCTTAAAGCAGGGACTGGTGGACATGACAACCTCACATCCGCCATTTTCCGGAATCACGGTGAAACAGCCGGGCATCCGCCAGATAGCCACCAGTTACGATATTGTGAAAACTCCGGGTGCCGGCCTGTCGGTCCGCGGGTTTAGCGAAAAATTCATTGCAGAACATCCGGATGTTGTCAGGGCCTTCTGCCGGGCATTGCAGAAATCGCGCAGGTGGATAAATGCCAACCAAAAGGAAGCCACTGCCATTGTGGCCAAAAAGCTGAAAGTTGACAATCAGGATAACGTAAGTGTTTTCCGGTATGAAGAGCGCGGCATTATTGACTCCGCTTATATGGAACTATGGGTTAAAATGTCGGAGGATATCGGCTTGTGGCAGCCGGGAGCAATAAAAGCGACCGACATTTACACCAATGAGTTTGCGCCTAAGGACTGA
- the nifS gene encoding cysteine desulfurase NifS — protein sequence MSDKQVYLDHSATTYIKPQVFDEMLPYLNTYYGNPSSIYSISRVTEQAVDQAREKVAKALNAAAKDEIFFTGGGSEADNWALKGIAFANKHRGNHIITTKIEHHAVLHTCEFLEKNGFEVTYLPVDAEGFIDLNTLRQAITGKTILVSVMFANNEIGTIEPIKEIGQICRERNVYFHTDAVQAVGHVPIDVQAMNIDLLSLAAHKFYGPKGVGALYIRKGVKIESLIHGGGQERGKRAGTENIAGVVGLGKALELAVEEMDTENKRLVQLRDKLIKGLSRIPYSKLNGPVGEKRMPGNVNICFKFIEGESMLLLLDNKGISASSGSACTSGSLDPSHVLLAIGLPHEVAHGSLRLTLGSGTTEKDIDYVLQVLPEIVQRLRDMSPLWQKLHKKEDSYAV from the coding sequence ATGAGTGACAAGCAGGTATATCTGGATCATTCCGCAACAACCTACATTAAACCGCAAGTTTTTGACGAAATGCTCCCATATTTAAATACTTATTATGGCAATCCTTCTTCCATCTATTCTATATCACGGGTGACCGAGCAGGCTGTCGACCAAGCCAGAGAAAAAGTGGCAAAAGCTCTCAACGCTGCCGCCAAAGACGAGATTTTTTTCACCGGCGGTGGTTCCGAGGCTGATAACTGGGCCTTGAAAGGCATTGCTTTTGCCAATAAGCACCGGGGAAATCATATCATTACTACCAAGATTGAGCATCATGCCGTTCTACATACTTGTGAATTTTTAGAGAAAAATGGGTTTGAGGTGACTTATCTCCCTGTCGATGCCGAAGGGTTTATTGACCTAAATACGCTGCGGCAGGCGATTACCGGCAAAACAATACTGGTTTCCGTCATGTTTGCGAATAATGAGATTGGCACAATTGAGCCGATAAAGGAAATCGGCCAAATATGCCGCGAACGAAATGTATATTTTCATACGGATGCGGTACAAGCAGTAGGACACGTGCCGATCGATGTACAAGCAATGAATATTGATCTGCTTTCGCTGGCTGCCCACAAATTCTACGGACCCAAGGGAGTAGGGGCGCTTTATATTCGCAAAGGCGTAAAAATAGAAAGTCTCATTCATGGCGGCGGGCAGGAACGAGGCAAAAGAGCAGGTACGGAAAACATTGCCGGCGTTGTCGGGCTGGGAAAAGCTCTTGAGCTGGCGGTAGAGGAAATGGACACGGAAAACAAGCGGCTGGTGCAGTTAAGGGATAAATTGATTAAAGGACTTTCCCGTATACCATACAGCAAATTAAATGGGCCGGTCGGCGAGAAAAGAATGCCCGGAAATGTGAATATATGTTTTAAATTTATTGAAGGCGAATCGATGCTCTTGCTGCTGGATAACAAAGGCATATCCGCTTCCAGCGGCAGCGCCTGCACTTCCGGATCGCTGGATCCGTCCCATGTATTACTGGCAATCGGCCTCCCCCATGAAGTGGCTCACGGTTCGCTCCGGCTTACTTTGGGAAGTGGCACAACGGAGAAGGATATTGACTATGTGCTGCAAGTGTTGCCGGAAATTGTCCAACGGTTAAGGGATATGTCACCGCTGTGGCAAAAATTGCATAAAAAAGAGGATAGTTACGCGGTATAA
- a CDS encoding GrpB family protein, protein MIAIIPYKESWAEEFKKIGAILRNALGELAVRIDHIGSTSVPGLAAKDIIDIQLTVQSFESFSAVQTAIESAGYVLQPEIVFDHCPAYHGPSGTYPPDPDWEKRYFRSSTEQRNTHLHVRVIGRPNQRYALLFRDYLRSHLKAANAYAEVKRRLAKYHGCDSDRMVYVEIKDPICDIIMSAAEEWASGSGWQPGPTDV, encoded by the coding sequence ATGATAGCGATTATTCCCTATAAAGAAAGCTGGGCGGAAGAATTCAAAAAGATAGGCGCCATTTTACGAAATGCGCTGGGCGAACTGGCAGTAAGGATCGACCATATTGGATCGACTTCTGTACCCGGTTTGGCAGCAAAGGATATAATTGACATTCAATTGACGGTTCAATCTTTCGAATCTTTTAGCGCTGTTCAAACTGCCATTGAATCTGCCGGCTATGTGCTGCAGCCTGAAATTGTTTTCGACCACTGTCCGGCGTACCACGGTCCTTCCGGAACGTATCCTCCGGACCCCGACTGGGAGAAACGTTACTTTAGATCTTCAACTGAACAACGAAATACTCATCTTCATGTTAGAGTTATTGGGCGCCCAAATCAACGATATGCATTGCTCTTTCGGGATTATCTTCGTTCCCATCTTAAGGCTGCCAATGCTTATGCTGAAGTCAAGCGTCGTCTGGCCAAGTATCACGGATGTGACTCCGACCGCATGGTCTATGTTGAAATTAAGGATCCAATATGTGATATAATCATGAGCGCCGCTGAGGAATGGGCTTCCGGCAGCGGTTGGCAGCCAGGCCCGACTGACGTTTAA
- a CDS encoding GNAT family N-acetyltransferase: MVTLYQVTPENRNKVECLLVNNRCYDMSVDSILEGQAGGNIQIVLDNQENPKVVQIIQGTFTFFGGDANCSSARELVKGLLPKYAVQPANDDWLDLLKEIHKDNLYSVKRYSFSSESLRESHLRQIIDSNPNSSIITRIDLKKAHAMNRDSLNKFHFINYNSPEHFIEKGFGYCAIVDNNVVSACTTALVCKKGIEICIISQPKYRRRGFALLTAAQLVLHCLENGMEPHWDAANTMSRKLAEKVGYTCKGSYEVYKLDQNQNINNNLYGSNN, encoded by the coding sequence ATGGTTACTTTATATCAAGTTACTCCGGAAAATAGAAATAAAGTCGAGTGCCTATTAGTGAATAATAGGTGTTATGATATGTCGGTTGATAGTATCCTGGAAGGACAAGCCGGCGGCAATATTCAAATTGTCCTTGACAACCAAGAGAATCCTAAAGTTGTGCAGATTATTCAAGGTACATTTACATTTTTTGGCGGGGACGCAAATTGTTCTTCAGCCAGGGAGCTTGTTAAAGGTTTATTACCGAAATATGCTGTACAACCGGCAAATGACGATTGGTTAGACTTATTAAAAGAGATACATAAAGACAATCTATATTCTGTTAAACGCTATTCGTTTTCAAGTGAAAGTCTGAGAGAAAGTCATCTAAGACAAATAATTGACAGTAATCCGAACAGCAGTATAATAACAAGAATTGACTTGAAAAAAGCTCATGCGATGAATCGTGATTCATTAAATAAGTTTCACTTTATTAACTATAACTCTCCTGAGCATTTTATAGAAAAAGGTTTTGGCTACTGCGCTATAGTTGATAATAACGTTGTATCGGCATGTACCACTGCTCTTGTATGTAAAAAAGGTATAGAAATATGTATAATATCTCAGCCAAAGTATAGAAGGAGAGGCTTTGCGCTCCTTACAGCCGCACAACTGGTATTACACTGTTTGGAAAACGGTATGGAACCACATTGGGATGCAGCCAATACCATGTCGCGTAAACTGGCTGAAAAGGTAGGTTATACCTGCAAAGGGAGCTACGAGGTATACAAATTGGATCAAAATCAAAATATCAACAATAATCTATATGGCAGTAATAATTGA